The Rattus rattus isolate New Zealand chromosome 1, Rrattus_CSIRO_v1, whole genome shotgun sequence genome includes a region encoding these proteins:
- the LOC116883662 gene encoding keratin, type II cytoskeletal 6A translates to MSTKTVIRSQTSHRGFSAGSARLPGLTRSGFSSVSVCRSRGSGGSRAVCGGAGFGSRSLCGVGSSQRISVGGGSCGIGGGYGGRFGGSFGYGGGVGGSFGFGAGAGFGGGAGFGGGYGGAGFPVCPPGGIQEVTINQSLLAPMNLQIDPTIQRVRTEEREQIKTLNNKFASFIDKVRFLEQQNKVLDTKWALLQEQGTKTVRQNLEPLFEQYISNLRRTLDSIVGERGRLDSELRNMQDTVEDYKSKYEDEINRRTAAENEFVTLKKDVDAAYMNKVELQAKADSLTDEINFLRTLYEAELSQMQTHISDTSVVLSMDNNRSLDLDSIIAEVKAQYEEIAKRSRAEAESWYQTKYEELQITAGRHGDDLRNTKQEISELNRMIQRLRSEIDHVKKQCANLQAAIAEAEQRGEMALKDARGKLEGLEDALQKAKQDMARLLKEYQDLMNVKLALDVEIATYRTLLEGEECRLNGEGVGPVNISVVQSTVSSGYGSAGGASSSIGLGGGSSFSYGGSHSIGGGFSAGSGRGISSGLSSSGGSSSTIKYTTTSSTRKSYRP, encoded by the exons ATGTCCACCAAAACCGTCATCCGGAGTCAAACCAGCCACCGTGGCTTCAGTGCGGGCTCAGCCAGACTGCCTGGGCTCACCCGCTCTGGCTTcagcagtgtgtctgtgtgccgcTCCAGGGGCAGCGGTGGCTCCCGTGCAGTGTGTGGAGGAGCTGGCTTTGGCAGCAGGAGTCTCTGTGGTGTGGGCAGCTCCCAGAGGATCTCCGTCGGAGGCGGCAGCTGTGGCATTGGAGGAGGCTATGGCGGCCGATTCGGAGGAAGCTTTGGCTatggaggaggagttgggggtaGCTTTGGCTTTGGTGCTGGAGCTGGCTTTGGTGGTGGAGCTGGCTTTGGTGGTGGCTATGGGGGAGCTGGCTTCCCAGTTTGCCCACCTGGAGGCATCCAAGAGGTCACCATCAACCAGAGCCTCCTCGCACCCATGAACCTGCAAATCGACCCCACCATCCAGCGGGTCAGGactgaggagagggagcagatCAAGACCCTCAACAACAAGTTTGCCTCCTTCATCGACAAG GTACGGTTCCTGGAGCAGCAGAACAAGGTCCTGGACACCAAGTGGGCCCTGCTGCAGGAGCAGGGGACCAAGACCGTGAGACAAAACCTGGAGCCTTTGTTTGAGCAATACATCAGCAACCTCCGCAGAACGCTGGACAGCATCGTTGGAGAGAGGGGTCGCCTGGACTCAGAACTGAGGAACATGCAAGACACAGTGGAGGACTACAAGAGCAA GTATGAGGATGAAATCAATAGGCGCACAGCAGCAGAGAATGAATTTGTGACCCTGAAGAAG GATGTAGACGCTGCCTACATGAACAAGGTTGAACTGCAAGCCAAGGCAGACAGCCTGACAGATGAGATCAACTTCCTGAGAACTCTCTATGAAGCA gaACTGTCTCAGATGCAAACCCACATCTCAGACACATCTGTGGTCCTCTCCATGGACAACAACCGCAGCCTGGATCTGGACAGCATCATTGCTGAGGTCAAGGCCCAGTATGAGGAAATTGCAAAGAGAAGTCGGGCTGAGGCTGAGTCCTGGTACCAGACAAAA TATGAGGAGCTGCAGATCACAGCTGGCAGACACGGGGACGACCTGCGCAACACCAAGCaggagatctctgagctcaacCGCATGATCCAGAGGCTGAGATCTGAGATTGACCACGTGAAGAAGCAG TGTGCCAACCTGCAAGCTGCCATTGCTGAGGCTGAGCAGCGTGGGGAGATGGCCCTGAAGGATGCCAGGGGCAAGCTGGAAGGGCTGGAGGACGCCCTGCAGAAGGCCAAGCAGGACATGGCCAGGCTGCTGAAGGAGTACCAGGACCTCATGAATGTCAAGCTGGCCCTTGATGTGGAGATCGCCACCTACAGGACGTTGCTGGAAGGGGAGGAGTGCAG GTTGAATGGTGAGGGCGTTGGACCAGTCAACATCT CTGTGGTGCAGTCCACCGTGTCCAGCGGCTATGGCAGTGCAGGTGGTGCCAGCAGCAGCATAGGCCTGGGAGGAGGCAGCAGCTTCTCCTATGGTGGTAGCCACAGCATTGGAGGCGGCTTCAGTGCTGGCAGTGGCAGAGGCATCAGCAGTGGACTCAGCTCCTCCGGTGGCAGCTCTTCCACCATCAAgtacaccaccacctcctccaccaggAAGAGCTACAGGCCATGA
- the LOC116890173 gene encoding keratin, type II cytoskeletal 6A-like, which produces MSTKTVIRSQTSHRGFSAGSARLPGLARSGFSSVSVCRSRGSGGSRAVCGGAGFGSRSLCGVGSSQRISIRGGSCGIGGGYGGRFGGSFGYGGGVGGSFGFGGGAGFGGGYGGAGFPVCPPGGIQEVTINQSLLKPMNLQIDPTIQRVRTEEREQIKTLNNKFASFIDKVRFLEQQNKVLDTKWALLQEQGTKTVRQNLEPLFEQYINNLRRRLDSIVGERGRLDSELRNMQGTVEDYKSKYEDEINRRTAAENEFVTLKKDVDAAYMNKVELQAKADSLTDEIDFLRALYEAELSLMQTHISDTSVVLSMDNNRSLDLDSIIAEVKAQYEEIAKRSRAEAESWYQTKYEELQITAGRHGDDLRNTKQEISELNRMIQRLRSEIDHVKKQCANLQAAIAEAEQRGEMALKDARGKLEGLEDALQKAKQDMARLLKEYQDLMNVKLALDVEIATYRTLLEGEECRLNGEGVGPVNISVVQSTVSSGYGSAGGASSSIGLGGGSSFSYGGSHSIGGGFSAGSGRGISSGLSSSGGSSSTIKYTSSTRKATGHEFCL; this is translated from the exons ATGTCCACCAAAACCGTCATCCGGAGTCAAACCAGCCACCGTGGCTTCAGTGCAGGCTCAGCCAGACTGCCTGGGCTCGCCCGCTCTGGCTTcagcagtgtgtctgtgtgccgcTCCAGGGGCAGCGGTGGCTCCCGTGCAGTGTGTGGAGGAGCTGGCTTTGGCAGCAGGAGTCTCTGTGGTGTGGGCAGCTCCCAGAGGATCTCCATCAGAGGCGGCAGCTGTGGCATTGGAGGAGGTTATGGCGGCCGATTCGGAGGAAGCTTCGGCTatggaggaggagttgggggtaGCTTTGGCTTTGGTGGTGGAGCTGGCTTTGGTGGTGGCTATGGGGGAGCTGGCTTCCCAGTTTGCCCACCTGGAGGCATCCAAGAGGTCACCATCAACCAGAGCCTCCTCAAACCCATGAACCTGCAAATTGACCCCACCATCCAGCGGGTCAGGactgaggagagggagcagatCAAGACCCTCAACAACAAGTTTGCCTCCTTCATCGACAAG GTACGGTTCCTGGAGCAGCAGAACAAGGTCCTGGACACCAAGTGGGCCCTGCTGCAGGAGCAGGGGACCAAGACCGTGAGGCAAAACCTGGAGCCTTTGTTTGAGCAATACATCAACAACCTCCGCAGAAGGCTGGACAGCATCGTTGGAGAGAGGGGTCGCCTGGACTCAGAACTGAGGAACATGCAGGGCACAGTGGAGGACTACAAGAGCAA GTATGAGGATGAAATCAATAGGCGCACAGCAGCAGAGAATGAATTCGTGACCCTGAAGAAG GATGTAGACGCTGCCTACATGAACAAGGTTGAACTGCAAGCCAAGGCAGACAGTCTGACAGATGAGATCGACTTCCTGAGAGCTCTCTATGAAGCA GAACTGTCTCTGATGCAAACCCACATCTCAGACACATCTGTGGTCCTCTCCATGGACAACAACCGCAGCCTGGATCTGGACAGCATCATTGCTGAGGTCAAGGCCCAGTATGAGGAAATTGCAAAGAGAAGTCGGGCTGAGGCTGAGTCCTGGTACCAGACAAAA TATGAGGAGCTGCAGATCACAGCTGGCAGACACGGGGACGACCTGCGCAACACCAAGCaggagatctctgagctcaacCGCATGATCCAGAGGCTGAGGTCTGAGATCGACCACGTGAAGAAGCAG TGTGCCAACCTGCAAGCTGCCATTGCTGAGGCTGAGCAGCGTGGGGAGATGGCCCTGAAGGATGCCAGGGGCAAGCTGGAAGGGCTGGAGGACGCCCTGCAGAAGGCCAAGCAGGACATGGCCAGGCTGCTGAAGGAGTACCAGGACCTCATGAATGTCAAGCTGGCCCTTGATGTGGAGATCGCCACCTACAGGACGTTGCTGGAAGGGGAGGAATGCAG GTTGAATGGTGAGGGCGTTGGACCAGTCAACATCT CCGTTGTGCAGTCCACCGTGTCCAGCGGCTATGGCAGTGCAGGTGGTGCCAGCAGCAGCATAGGCCTGGGAGGAGGCAGCAGCTTCTCCTATGGTGGTAGCCACAGCATTGGAGGCGGCTTCAGTGCTGGCAGTGGCAGAGGCATCAGCAGTGGACTCAGTTCCTCTGGTGGCAGCTCTTCCACCATCAAGTACACCTCCTCCACCAGGAAGGCTACAGGCCATGAATTCTGTCTCTAA